A window of Vibrio gazogenes genomic DNA:
GTCGGTCAGAGAGAAAGTCGCGTATGGCTTAGGCGATACCGGATGTAACTTTGTCTGGCAGACCGTCATGCTTTTTTTAGCTTACTTTTATACGGACATTTATGGGCTCTCTCCCGCACACATGGGAACCATGTTTTTGCTTGTCCGTTTCATTGATGCCGTGACAGACCCGATGATGGGTTCAATTGTCGATAGAACCCATTCAAAACATGGCCGCTACAGACCTTACCTGTTGTGGATCGCCGTCCCTTTCGGAGCCGCTTGTATGTTTGCTTTTTTCACCCCGAATTTTGGAGAAACCGGCAAACTGATCTACGCCTATGCGTCTTATATTTTCTTAACCCTGATGTATACCGCAATCAATGTACCATACTGTGCGATGGCCAATGCGCTGACCAATGATTCGAGTGAACGGACATCACTACAATCATATCGTTTCGCCCTGAGTACAGCGGGTGGTCTGATCGTCACCATGGTTGCACTCCCGTTGGTGGATATCATCGGCAAAGGAAACGTGCAGAAAGGGTATCTGGGTGCAATGGCCGTCATGGGCCTCGGTGCTATCGCATTATTCTTTTTCAGCTTCGCCAACACCAAAGAACGCTATGTCCCAACCGAGGAAAGACAATCTGCATTACAAGACTTAAAACGGTTAATGAAAAATAGCCAATGGCGAATCTTGTTCATCGTCAACGTCGTGCTGCTTACCGGTGTCGTATTTAAAGGCGCATCAACGATGTACTATGTGAAAGTCGTCATGGGCCGAGCTGACCTTGCTACTATTTTCATGGTATCCGGCATGTTAGCGAATATTGTCGGGGCGATGTTATCTTCTCCATTATTCGGCAAATATAACAAACCAACCATATACCGCATTCTGATTATCATTTCCGGGATTCTCGCAGCAGTACTTTACTTCGTCGAACCCACCAATGTTCCTGCTGTGTTTACATTAGTCGTTCTGTTAGGTGTCGTGCAGATGAGTACCACTCCGATTTTATGGAGTATGATGTCGGATGTGGTCGACTACGAAAAAACCCGGAGTAATCGCTCACTCAGCGGCATGGTATTTTCAACTAACCTGTTTGCCATCAAACTGGGTATCGCCATTGGTGGTGCGGGTGTTGGTTGGATTCTGGCGTGGGCTGGATATCAAGGCGGCGCAGCCGTTCAAACGCCACAAGCAATCAATGCGATCAACTTATTGTTTACTGTGATCCCCGGCGTTTTCTTTGCAGCACTAGCGATATTCATGCTGTTCTATAAACTGGATAACAATAAGTTAGCCCAAATCAAAGCTGACTTAGCCGAACTTGAGCTGCCTGCGTCACAATCAACAGCACCAATCCAGACCCAGAAAGATCGGGAGGCGTTAATATAATCGTTCTGATTCAAGAGATTGGGTTTGAATCGAGAGAATGTTGAAGTGGTCAGTATGAACTGTTGGTTGCCTCAGGCAACCAACAGCACATAAAAGCAAGACTCAACCGATCCCATGTGTCACATGTATCCATACTACAAATTTAATCATCTATTCATTGAGTGAATTGCGAGCCAACCCTTTGAATTATAATTGATCTGCTTGACAAGCGGCTCCCTGACAGCAAAGCCAACGGAAAATCGCGAGTTGAGTGGGTAAATAAAAGAGGTATTCGGGGTGCCACTGAACCCCTAAAATCGGCGCCTGATCGGTGCTTTCTACCGCCTGCGTAAATTGGTCTAAATCCCGACCAACCACTTGTAAGTCCTGACCGACATTTTTGATCGCCTGATGGTGCAAACTATTCACCCGTAAATGCGTCTTTCTACAGAGTGCAGCCAGTTTTGAATTCGCACTGAGCTTCACCTGTTTGGTCGGGAGTAGCCCTGAACGGTTATATGTCCGTTGCCGCAACTCACTGATATCAGTGTATAAAGAGCCACCTTTGACCACATTGATCAATTGTAATCCACGGCAGATACCCAACAAGGGCTTCCGGTGTTCAAGCGCCCATTCAATCCAGCCAATTTCCAGTTGGTCACGCTCCGGATCGAGCCGTACCTGTTGATTGACATCACCACCGTAATGCTCGGGGCTGATGTCATCACCGCCACTAATGATCAATGCATCCAACGGTTCACCCGTCCATGCGTGATGAACACTCAGCCGGATCGACCGCGCACCAACCAGCCATAATGCAATCCGGGTACACCACCACGAAGGAGACCAGCGCCTGCCGTTCCCCGTTACACCCACCCTTGGTCGTTGAGCCATTGTGAAATCTCCTTTACCCAAATTTTACGTTCGACACCAATCAAGGGACGCTCTAATTGAAGAAAGCGTGCAGCCAGCATCTCGATAGCCTGTGGATCCGCCGCAAGCTGTTCGACAACACACCACAAATCCCAGCTCTTGGTCAGGTCCCAATCGGCATCTTCAATCCGACAGTCCGGCAGGCGATAGTGGAATGTCGGGCGAGATTTGATTTTGGGGTCATCAACCACCTGACGAACCCGATCAGCATCGATTTCGGCCAACAACGGCAGTAAATCCAGCGCACGATTACGCGTGGGATTATGTTTGAGATAGCTGTCGAACAGATGCGTCAAATCAACGGATGTATCAATGAGCAGTTCTTTCACATAAGCTTCCGGGTAAAGCGCAATATACGGGCTGATTCGCCGCGTCGGATCAACATCATGCGCTTCGACTAACCACCACTGTAATAAAGCAAAGGCTTTGAGATAGCGATTGATCGTGGCAGCACTCAAATCCGGTAATTCCGGATTGATATGCACACCAAAAGCAGCAATCAAAGAATCTTCTGTCCCTTTTGCTCCCGCTTTTCGCAGCGCAGGAATAAGTTGATTAAGCGGCTCCAGTTGATCCAGCGGAATCGGCGGACTGACAATTTCAAGGGGGACAACCGGCAGAGCGGCCTGATGTAACATATCGACCAGTTGATGACCATCGTCTTCCTGCCAAGCCGTTTGGGCTTTACGTTTGAGGAAATCCCAGTCTAATTCGAGATTGAACGTCCCTAAATCGTCGGTATGCACACGAAACTCAACCGCAGACCGCTGTTCAACTTGCCCCTCCAGAATCGAGCACAAGGGTTCAATCACTTGTTCAAGCGTCAAACCGGTAAATTCCAATTCAAATCCTACTTTTCTGACCGCACCTTGTTGCGTGTCAGTGACAGGCGGCATCTTAAATGACATTGATCAATCACCATTGTTGTACATCGTTTTATCAGTCTAGCATATCGACCTCGGGCTTTCGCAAGATGGCTAGAAGTCTAACTA
This region includes:
- a CDS encoding amidoligase family protein, which codes for MSFKMPPVTDTQQGAVRKVGFELEFTGLTLEQVIEPLCSILEGQVEQRSAVEFRVHTDDLGTFNLELDWDFLKRKAQTAWQEDDGHQLVDMLHQAALPVVPLEIVSPPIPLDQLEPLNQLIPALRKAGAKGTEDSLIAAFGVHINPELPDLSAATINRYLKAFALLQWWLVEAHDVDPTRRISPYIALYPEAYVKELLIDTSVDLTHLFDSYLKHNPTRNRALDLLPLLAEIDADRVRQVVDDPKIKSRPTFHYRLPDCRIEDADWDLTKSWDLWCVVEQLAADPQAIEMLAARFLQLERPLIGVERKIWVKEISQWLNDQGWV
- a CDS encoding glycoside-pentoside-hexuronide (GPH):cation symporter; protein product: MTTTTTNKLSVREKVAYGLGDTGCNFVWQTVMLFLAYFYTDIYGLSPAHMGTMFLLVRFIDAVTDPMMGSIVDRTHSKHGRYRPYLLWIAVPFGAACMFAFFTPNFGETGKLIYAYASYIFLTLMYTAINVPYCAMANALTNDSSERTSLQSYRFALSTAGGLIVTMVALPLVDIIGKGNVQKGYLGAMAVMGLGAIALFFFSFANTKERYVPTEERQSALQDLKRLMKNSQWRILFIVNVVLLTGVVFKGASTMYYVKVVMGRADLATIFMVSGMLANIVGAMLSSPLFGKYNKPTIYRILIIISGILAAVLYFVEPTNVPAVFTLVVLLGVVQMSTTPILWSMMSDVVDYEKTRSNRSLSGMVFSTNLFAIKLGIAIGGAGVGWILAWAGYQGGAAVQTPQAINAINLLFTVIPGVFFAALAIFMLFYKLDNNKLAQIKADLAELELPASQSTAPIQTQKDREALI
- a CDS encoding gamma-glutamyl-gamma-aminobutyrate hydrolase family protein, with the protein product MAQRPRVGVTGNGRRWSPSWWCTRIALWLVGARSIRLSVHHAWTGEPLDALIISGGDDISPEHYGGDVNQQVRLDPERDQLEIGWIEWALEHRKPLLGICRGLQLINVVKGGSLYTDISELRQRTYNRSGLLPTKQVKLSANSKLAALCRKTHLRVNSLHHQAIKNVGQDLQVVGRDLDQFTQAVESTDQAPILGVQWHPEYLFYLPTQLAIFRWLCCQGAACQADQL